The following are encoded in a window of Cyprinus carpio isolate SPL01 chromosome A13, ASM1834038v1, whole genome shotgun sequence genomic DNA:
- the LOC109100819 gene encoding sperm flagellar protein 1-like isoform X3, whose translation MMDGLKQLDEEALQDLYAWIDKIPLSRPKRNITRDFSDGAVMTAEVVKHFFPKLVELHNYTPAHSTQQKLSNWSTLNRKVFSKLNFHIPEETMKKIVVSTAGCIEPVLCSLREKIEEKQAGKQLDGTQDLEYYSTTNGPPRSDNHPIVIEAIHTNPATVKKKGNVSSAAALGPNVDPAVRLLLEEKEQAILALQETVEILQIKVNRLEHLVHLKDLRIEDLTKHLERYKAHNS comes from the exons ATGATGGACGGGCTTAAACAATTAGACGAAGAAGCTTTGCAAGACCTCTACGCGTGGATAGACAAGATACCCCTCTCCAGACCCAAACGGAATATTACAAGAGATTTTAGCGATGGAG CAGTTATGACCGCAGAGGTAGTGAAGCATTTCTTCCCTAAGCTGGTGGAGCTGCACAACTACACGCCCGCACATTCCACGCAACAGAAGCTGAGTAACTGGAGCACCCTGAACAG AAAAGTTTTCTCTAAGCTGAACTTCCATATACCTGAGGAAACGATGAAAAAAATTGTAGTAAGCACAGCAGGCTGCATCGAACCAGTGCTTTGCTCTCTGAGAGAGAAGATAGAGGAAAAACAAGCAGGAAAACAATTAGATGGCACACAG GACTTGGAATATTACAGCACTACAAATGGACCACCGAGATCAG ATAATCATCCTATAGTTATTGAGGCCATTCATACCAATCCAGCCACTGTGAAGAAGAAAGGCAATGTCAG TTCTGCTGCAGCCTTGGGACCAAATGTGGATCCAGCTGTCCGTTTGCTCTTGGAGGAAAAGGAGCAAGCCATTTTGGCTTTACAGGAGACTGTTGAG ATTTTACAGATTAAGGTAAACCGATTGGAGCATCTTGTGCATCTTAAGGATCTACGCATTGAGGACTTGACAAAGCACTTAGAACGATACAAGGCACACAACTCATGA
- the LOC109100819 gene encoding sperm flagellar protein 1-like isoform X4, with protein sequence MMDGLKQLDEEALQDLYAWIDKIPLSRPKRNITRDFSDGVMTAEVVKHFFPKLVELHNYTPAHSTQQKLSNWSTLNRKVFSKLNFHIPEETMKKIVVSTAGCIEPVLCSLREKIEEKQAGKQLDGTQDLEYYSTTNGPPRSDNHPIVIEAIHTNPATVKKKGNVSSAAALGPNVDPAVRLLLEEKEQAILALQETVEILQIKVNRLEHLVHLKDLRIEDLTKHLERYKAHNS encoded by the exons ATGATGGACGGGCTTAAACAATTAGACGAAGAAGCTTTGCAAGACCTCTACGCGTGGATAGACAAGATACCCCTCTCCAGACCCAAACGGAATATTACAAGAGATTTTAGCGATGGAG TTATGACCGCAGAGGTAGTGAAGCATTTCTTCCCTAAGCTGGTGGAGCTGCACAACTACACGCCCGCACATTCCACGCAACAGAAGCTGAGTAACTGGAGCACCCTGAACAG AAAAGTTTTCTCTAAGCTGAACTTCCATATACCTGAGGAAACGATGAAAAAAATTGTAGTAAGCACAGCAGGCTGCATCGAACCAGTGCTTTGCTCTCTGAGAGAGAAGATAGAGGAAAAACAAGCAGGAAAACAATTAGATGGCACACAG GACTTGGAATATTACAGCACTACAAATGGACCACCGAGATCAG ATAATCATCCTATAGTTATTGAGGCCATTCATACCAATCCAGCCACTGTGAAGAAGAAAGGCAATGTCAG TTCTGCTGCAGCCTTGGGACCAAATGTGGATCCAGCTGTCCGTTTGCTCTTGGAGGAAAAGGAGCAAGCCATTTTGGCTTTACAGGAGACTGTTGAG ATTTTACAGATTAAGGTAAACCGATTGGAGCATCTTGTGCATCTTAAGGATCTACGCATTGAGGACTTGACAAAGCACTTAGAACGATACAAGGCACACAACTCATGA